One genomic segment of Suncus etruscus isolate mSunEtr1 chromosome 15, mSunEtr1.pri.cur, whole genome shotgun sequence includes these proteins:
- the ZNF48 gene encoding zinc finger protein 48 → MERAAAEPWRAEPQGPEPTEQPGDAGTGMECETVELSQPEEFEHTPQEDDLSFKEEEDLVPGHKVGDASLKPDGFQGWDELWLQREGLGKHWDRGPRLLGEPRWGQTSDRAAVCGECGKSFRQMSDLVKHQRTHTGEKPYKCGVCGKGFGDSSARIKHQRTHSGEKPYRARPAAQGPPKIPRSRIPAGERPTICGECGKSFRQSSDLVKHQRTHTGEKPYKCGICGKGFGDSSARIKHQRTHRGEQAPRPVVPRRQTSRATSVATQGPKGQDKPYVCTDCGKRFVLSCSLLSHQRSHLGPKPFSCDVCGKEFARGSDLVKHLRVHTGEKPYLCPECGKGFADSSARVKHLRTHSGERPHACPECDRTFSLSSTLIRHRLTHVERQDFSFPGYPLAPLVSSPPPSSSPPPPPLGTSPPLTPRSPSHSGDGPFGLPRLEPEPGGPQAGEPPPPLANDKPHKCPECGKGFRRSSDLVKHHRVHTGEKPYLCPECGKGFADSSARVKHLRTHRGERARSPPASTLLKPHNSPGPGPVAPPPRSQAQHSGPSQSHMCGFCGKEFPRSSDLVKHRRTHTGEKPYKCAECGKGFGDSSARIKHQRGHLVLRPFGTGDDQVSSLKEEPPAGLE, encoded by the coding sequence GTATGGAGTGTGAGACTGTGGAGCTTTCCCAGCCTGAAGAGTTTGAACACACCCCACAGGAGGATGACTTGAGTTTCAAGGAGGAGGAGGATCTGGTCCCTGGTCACAAAGTAGGAGACGCCTCTCTCAAACCCGATGGCTTCCAGGGCTGGGATGAGTTATGGCTCCAGAGAGAGGGACTAGGAAAGCATTGGGACCGAGGTCCTCGACTCCTGGGAGAACCCCGCTGGGGCCAGACTAGTGACCGGGCTGCTGTGTGTGGTGAGTGTGGCAAAAGTTTTCGACAGATGTCAGATCTGGTGAAACACCAGCGGacccacacaggagagaagccctacaAATGTGGTGTCTGCGGGAAAGGCTTTGGGGACAGCTCTGCCCGTATTAAACACCAGCGAACTCACAGTGGCGAGAAGCCCTACAGAGCCCGGCCAGCAGCCCAAGGCCCCCCCAAGATTCCTCGGTCCAGGATTCCTGCTGGTGAGCGCCCTACTATCTGTGGTGAGTGTGGGAAGAGCTTTCGGCAGAGCTCTGACCTGGTGAAACATCAGCGGACACACACGGGTGAGAAGCCCTATAAGTGTGGCATTTGTGGCAAGGGCTTTGGGGACAGCTCTGCCCGCATAAAGCACCAGCGGACACACCGAGGGGAGCAAGCCCCTCGGCCTGTGGTACCTCGCCGGCAGACTTCTCGAGCAACCTCGGTGGCTACTCAGGGTCCCAAAGGTCAGGACAAGCCTTATGTCTGCACTGACTGTGGCAAGAGATTCGTGCTCAGCTGCAGCCTTCTGAGTCACCAGCGCAGTCACTTGGGACCCAAACCATTTAGCTGTGATGTGTGTGGAAAAGAGTTCGCCCGAGGCTCTGACCTGGTGAAGCACCTCCGGGTGCACACAGGGGAAAAGCCCTACCTCTGCCCCGAGTGTGGCAAGGGCTTTGCTGACAGCTCAGCCAGGGTCAAGCACCTGCGCACCCACAGCGGAGAGAGGCCTCACGCCTGCCCCGAATGTGACCGAACCTTCAGCCTCAGCTCCACCCTGATCCGACACCGCCTCACGCACGTGGAGCGCCAGGACTTCAGCTTCCCAGGCTACCCTCTGGCCCCCCTTGTCTCCAGCCCACCCCCCAGTTCAAGTCCCCCCCCACCTCCTCTTGGCACCAGCCCCCCACTCACCCCTCGAAGCCCTTCACACTCAGGTGATGGGCCTTTTGGCCTGCCCAGGTTAGAGCCGGAGCCCGGGGGCCCACAGGCTGGGGAGCCACCTCCGCCACTGGCTAATGACAAGCCCCATAAGTGCCCTGAGTGTGGGAAGGGCTTCCGCCGAAGCTCGGACCTGGTGAAGCACCATCGCGTGCACACGGGGGAGAAGCCCTACCTCTGCCCTGAGTGTGGCAAAGGTTTTGCAGACAGCTCAGCCCGGGTCAAGCACCTACGTACCCACCGTGGTGAGCGGGCACGGTCACCACCAGCATCCACTCTCCTGAAGCCACATAACTCCCCAGGTCCAGGCCCCGTGGCTCCTCCACCCCGATCCCAGGCCCAGCACTCGGGACCCAGCCAGTCCCACATGTGTGGCTTCTGTGGGAAGGAGTTCCCTCGGAGTTCCGATCTGGTCAAACACAGGCGTACACACACGGGGGAGAAGCCGTACAAGTGTGCAGAGTGTGGCAAGGGTTTTGGGGACAGTTCAGCCCGAATCAAGCACCAGCGCGGGCACCTGGTCCTGAGGCCCTTTGGGACTGGAGATGATCAAGTCAGTTCCCTCAAAGAGGAGCCCCCTGCAGGACTGGAGTGA